A genomic region of Eschrichtius robustus isolate mEscRob2 chromosome 21, mEscRob2.pri, whole genome shotgun sequence contains the following coding sequences:
- the LOC137755992 gene encoding centrosomal protein of 78 kDa-like isoform X1: protein MSCQNQGRLETMLLPSVTLPFYWAASKHKHSRQCSGRRSGVHTMCYLFCKDSSTHPLVKRSQIILCIPFRCCDRNKVYRSRVPAIRNKDVTLQLCKALKCCVSVSGALRNLELNGLVLRESDLTMLTKGWNKLATWVHLCLANCPPGDGGLEIICQGVKNSTTLKTVNFTGCNLTWQGADHMAKILKYQTTRRHEATWAESLRSRRPELDCMAGLRRITLNCNTLIGDLGASALAESLSEDLWLRDNPLEKQTSEN from the exons ATGAGTTGTCAGAACCAAGGGCGGCTGGAGACAATGCTTCTGCCCTCGGTAACTCTCCCCTTCTACTGGGCGGCAAGTAAACACAAGCACAGTCGTCAGTGCTCTGGAAGAA GATCTGGGGTTCACACCATGTGTTACCTCTTCTGCAAGGACAGTTCAACTCATCCCCTGGTGAAGAGAAGTCAGATTATTCTTTGCATCCCATTCAGGT GTTGTGACAGAAATAAAGTTtacagaagtcgtgttcctgcgATAAGAAATAAAGATGTGACCTTGCAGTTGTGTAAAGCTCTTAAATGCTGTGTAAGTGTGTCAGGTGCACTAAGGAACCTGGAGCTAAATGGGCTAGTTCTTAGAGAGAGCGACTTAACTATGTTAACAAAG GGATGGAATAAATTGGCCACTTGGGTGCACCTGTGTCTTGCGAATTGTCCACCTGGAGATGGAGGTTTAGAAA ttatTTGTCAAGGTGTAAAGAACTCTACCACTCTTAAGACAGTAAACTTCACGGGATGTAATCTGACATGGCAGGGAGCAGATCACATGGCCAAGATCTTAAAG TATCAGACTACCAGAAGGCATGAAGCAACCTGGGCTGAGAGTCTTCGTTCCAGGAGACCTGAGCTTGACTGTATGGCTGGTTTGAGGCGCATCACTCTGAACTGCAACACGCTCATTGGTGACCTGGGTGCAAGTGCTTTGGCAGAATCTCTTAGTGAGGATTTATGGCTTAGAG
- the LOC137755992 gene encoding centrosomal protein of 78 kDa-like isoform X2, protein MSCQNQGRLETMLLPSVTLPFYWAASKHKHSRQCSGRSCDRNKVYRSRVPAIRNKDVTLQLCKALKCCVSVSGALRNLELNGLVLRESDLTMLTKGWNKLATWVHLCLANCPPGDGGLEIICQGVKNSTTLKTVNFTGCNLTWQGADHMAKILKYQTTRRHEATWAESLRSRRPELDCMAGLRRITLNCNTLIGDLGASALAESLSEDLWLRDNPLEKQTSEN, encoded by the exons ATGAGTTGTCAGAACCAAGGGCGGCTGGAGACAATGCTTCTGCCCTCGGTAACTCTCCCCTTCTACTGGGCGGCAAGTAAACACAAGCACAGTCGTCAGTGCTCTGGAAGAA GTTGTGACAGAAATAAAGTTtacagaagtcgtgttcctgcgATAAGAAATAAAGATGTGACCTTGCAGTTGTGTAAAGCTCTTAAATGCTGTGTAAGTGTGTCAGGTGCACTAAGGAACCTGGAGCTAAATGGGCTAGTTCTTAGAGAGAGCGACTTAACTATGTTAACAAAG GGATGGAATAAATTGGCCACTTGGGTGCACCTGTGTCTTGCGAATTGTCCACCTGGAGATGGAGGTTTAGAAA ttatTTGTCAAGGTGTAAAGAACTCTACCACTCTTAAGACAGTAAACTTCACGGGATGTAATCTGACATGGCAGGGAGCAGATCACATGGCCAAGATCTTAAAG TATCAGACTACCAGAAGGCATGAAGCAACCTGGGCTGAGAGTCTTCGTTCCAGGAGACCTGAGCTTGACTGTATGGCTGGTTTGAGGCGCATCACTCTGAACTGCAACACGCTCATTGGTGACCTGGGTGCAAGTGCTTTGGCAGAATCTCTTAGTGAGGATTTATGGCTTAGAG